TCAGCAACCTGAGAAAGCGGAAAAGTTTCTTTGACCACATGGAAACACAAAGAGGATACAGGATTTACTAGATAGTACAACTGAATTTAGCTTCTGATGGCATCCATAATGTATAATTTGCAGAAAAAAACAACCTCTGAGTGAAAGCGATTGGAGAACATTAGTGATTCaataatcaaataaacaaaatttAACATGCTCTTCAATTgtacattttttttaataaagctTCAATTGTACATGCAAAGGACTGTTACCTTAGCCTCAAAATTGAAGTCGATAAGTATATTAGCTGCCTTGATATCACGGTGAATGATTTTAGGTTGGCCTGTGAAGGGAGAAAATGATTCATTTCACATTAAGAACTTGTGACAAAAAGTCCAAAAAAGATATCAACACGATTGAACCATGACATACAGTCTTCATGCAGATATGCCAGTCCTTTAGCAGACCCTAGAGCAATCTTCAGTCGGGTAGGCCAATCCAATGGAGGCCTTCCCTTTCCtaaaaatattccaagtataaGAATTTGGATTAGTAGACAGATCAAGCATGTTCAGGGTTGATTTACCAGTGAACTTTTTACTACAATGAAAGCAGTAAAATAGACTTACCATGTAAATGAAATTCCATAGTGTTGTTCGGAACAAACTCATAAACGAGCATTCTCTGAGCCCCAGTAATGCAGTATCCAACAAGAGAAACGAGATGTTTGTGATGTACTCTGCTAATAATCTCAACTTCCGCCTGAAATTCACGTTCACCTTGTCCACTTCCAGCCTTAAGCTGTTTAACTGCAACCTCTTTCCCATTAGGAAGGACCCCTTTGTGCACATAACCAAAACCACCTTGTCCAAGAAGGTTAGCATCTGAGAAGCCATCAGTTGCCCGAACCAATTCCTCGTATGTGAATGTGCTCTGAGAGAAACCTAAGGCCATGCCAGGAGAAGGTGGTAGAAGCGCAACTTCAGACCCAGAATAATTGGAGGAAGTCCCAGTGCTGTTCATGTAAGGTTGAGGTGAAGGTGCACGTACTGGAGCGTGTGAAGGTCGTAATGCCCCTGGTGGTGGAGGAGATGGTTTTGGGGGCATTGTAACAAAATGATCCGCTGGTGGTGGAGCATTTTGCTGCCAATGTTGCATATGCCCACCATGCGGTTCAGCTGACAAACAACATCAACATTAGAACTCAAAAGTTAATATATCGGAGTATATTTTCTAGAACGTATTTCACTTACCAACCAAAAAGACTagcatgaaaaatattttccaaaacaatTTCTGTCATTACCAAACATACCCTATATATAGCTAAATCTATTCTGTTATCCAGACACTTAAAGCTTGAATCTTCATGCATTTTCAACAGCAACCAAAACAATAAGGTACTCAATAGTCCAGGCGCTAGAACATTATACATACAATAATAGGCCTCAGTCCCAAACAAAGTTAGAGGGTCCGCGATATGAACTCTCACTTCTTTTCTTGAAGCTCAATTCATATCATcatcataccaaaataaaatctGTACTATGAGCATTCATCCTAAATTGGCAAATTTTATGTTGGCAGCCAGACTACTGCAACCCTCCTTTATCTGGACTTAGAACCGGCAATGTGAGCAAGCCCACACGAGCTGGGTTAACATTATAAATACGTATACGTATATCCAGGCGCACATGTTCAAAACTCGGTGGATGATGGGCTTATCCCTCTACCGTTTCTCCAGTTAAATACAACCCACACATCACAAGTTGCTCTTGAACAAATATATTTGTTGATGAATCAAAAATGTGTAGCAGTTAATTAATATCAAATTCAGAAAAGATCTCACCTTTGACTCCTTGTGGTGGTGGAGGTGGAACATAGTAATTATCctcatttcttcttctcttcttcttgcaGAATATGAACAACAAACTCAACACTGCTAAAATTACAACACCTCCAATAGCAATTCCCACAACTGTCCCCGTCGATATTCCATTTGACCCTCCATCTGACGGCGGCGGTGACAACGCCGGAGTTGATGGACTTCCTCCCCTAGATGGCACCGGAGTCCTCCCTGAAGGTACTGGCGGTGAATTCCCTCTAGCCGGAGGTGAGGGTGATGAACCAGAAGGCGGAGAAGGAGTGGTGGACGGAGGCGAAGGAGGAGACCCAGATGGAGGAGTTGACGGATTTGTTGGCGGAGCAGGGGTGGTTGGTGGTGGCGGAGAGGCTGAGGCAGCCGGCGGAGTTGCTGCTGGTGGGGTCGGAGTGGATGGAGGCGGAGTTGTAGCCGGTGGTGGAGCTGTTGCTGGTGGCGTTGGTGTGGCCGGAGGTGGAGCTTGTGCAGGAGTCGCCGGCGGTGGAGCTGTTGCTGGTGGTGTAGGGGAGGACGGAGGGGGAGCCTGTGCTGGAGTCGCCGGTGGCGGAGAAGTAGAATTACTAGGCGGTGAAGTGGGAGCAGGGGCCGTTACCGGCGTCGGAGAAGACATTTTCCGGCGACCCTTTTAAGTATACACTGTGTGTGTGCGTGAAAAAGAAGACTAAAACCCAAAAATTAATGCAAACAATACAAAAGAATTGGTGGAAACTTTAATAGGAAAAATTTGTATAAGCTTTTGATTCTCTCACTAGAATTTTACTCCTTTTAGGAGAGAAagtgagagagagaaagaagaaaacgAAAACAGAAACTGTAGTATAGTAGTCGTTAGGAATAAAAGAGGGAAGAATAAGCATGTCCAAAGtagatatttatttattttatataaaaaaatatatttttattcctTAATAGCTCTACCTTTTGGATTTGTTTTTCCTTATATCTTGATATGTAAcgtgattttatttttacaaattaagtTAAGTATTTGTTAGATAACTATAACTAAAATTTATTGATATGCATTAATTGGAAATCTCATAAAAATAGTACTTAATATTCTATTACATATTATTATTAACAAATTGCTTTATTTGAGTCGAATGTCTACCGGAAATATCCTCTCAACCGACATAAGCTAGGGGTAAGTTTACATAAGGCATTTAGACATAAGaactataaaatttcaaaaaaaatttaagtgaaaataatatttgaaaattagagttgtgtttgacatgaatataattttggactATTTTTAAGTTTTGttagtgatctgagtgaaaattttgaaaaataactttttggagtttttaaaattttcaaaaaaaatcaaaattcatcttcaagtgaaaattaaaaattttatggtcaaacactgatttcgaaaaaaagtaaaaaaaatttgaaaaagaagtaaaaaaaattcttatgtccaaacaggcTCATAATATCCTTCCCATGCCCATTTGTGTAATTCCACTGAGTTTATTGTTATGGTTGTTGATATTAATATTAacgaataatatatatataaaaatatgctATCATTATATGTAActtaaatttatttcttttttcagcCATATGAGTTGGATAAAGTGGTTTTAAATCGAATGAAAAGGATTTTATTAAGTTGATTGTTATggtaaaagaaaattctaaaataTTCATACGGTCCAAGTGCAATTGCAGTTAAACTATAATTGAGGCGCATTTGATGGCTTGACATATTGCTTTTCTAGTCTTCAAAGTTATAGAAATTTAGCTACGTGTTGTTATGCTATGTGGTAAATATTTATTCATACCGTGTGTTTACACCAAACTATATTAATTTACTatgattaattaatttaattaaataagaaTGCATATAATTTACCATAGTTAAATGATTGAAGTCCATATGCAAGACACATGTCATGTATCTATTGATTTGATGTAAACACCCGATGCAGATAAGTTTTTTCCTATATTATATTCTCCTTTCTAATGTGTTTTGCCCGATCACATGGTCGCCGGCCAACAGAGTAAAATAATTGGCTAAGTCCTAATTACACCGCGTAAAAACCTTGTATTTACTAATTGTTGAGTGCGCGAATAAACTCTCATATTGATAACTGAAAAGATTTGGAGTATATATACAAGGTATCTCAATCTATTCATAGTATGAGACCTTTTAAGAAATTTGTGCGGGCATAGttcaaagcggacaatatcataCTATGATAAGAGTATTTTTGAGTTAGTTGAGCCCAACAATTAGTATTAAAGACCGAGTTCGGCAGGACTAGTATGGCGATGATAGAGTGAAAGTGTGGGGCTTGATTTGCATACTCATACGATCTTGGAGACGTGCACACATGAAAAAGCTAGTTGCGGGCTTCAGTTATCATAAATATTTTGACAATATAGGTGGCACATAATGAATCTCAAATATTGACTTGTGGATCGTGGTAATGGGTCACGTGGAGCTAAAAAAATTGAAGGTTCATATATAGGAATTTTTACcccctatagcaaaggttaacgccttatttattttaaataaataccatttaaaaaaattatattctatagatactttttaatgtttatagcaaaatatctaattttggttacctcctacccctaagccactaaatacgctattcagttacactattttctttatgtctctactttgatacatgtcattctcTTCTCTCATTCCCTGAAAACACGATGCTCAAGACTTTGAGTGCTTCCAAGCAATAGCGTTGCTGATCAGGCGACATAACCACTATTTTCGGAAGCGAATCGTCGGAGAAATCAAAAGGCTTAGTGGCCGACGGCGATAGGAGTTTACCGGCAGTATCCATCGCCGATCTCCGGCTTCAACTCTTAATGAAAAGTCCGCTACCTTTGGCTCCATATTcgcctttattttattttttttgctttgtCTTCTTCTATTTGGGAATTTAGAGTTCTTTTCGACAGAATCAAACCAACTTCATCAATCCAGAGCAATTCCACGTGACATCCACGACACAACTTTATCTTTCGCGATGAAAAAGAAGATTTCTGTTAGTATATTTCAATGTAATTTCAACGTATTACgttgtatttttatgtatttcattgtattcattgtctttttttccattgtaattcaatgtatctcgctgtattccatcTATTACATTGTATTCTCTATCTTTTttccattgtatttcaatgtatcccgttgtgtatttcattatattcagTGTCTCGCTATAtgtcatgaatgtattcatatgttttttttaattaatataatttatgtattcagatgtattatataatttctctgaagattgctatgttatTAGTGTATTTTTAGGTTCAGATTCTTTTTTATAACttgaaatacaaattttgtgtgttatgaTTGAGTttattgagttatattaggagtctattatgtcaATTGAttcattttttgtttaaaaacagtgtaatcccctatttcatgtcgtgaatacagtcgaatacaataatttgtccagctgtaatccctgtaatcccatatttcacgccatgaatacagtcgaatacactcgaatacaacaactgattagcttgacttccctgattcacgcctatttttgctactgtattcatgaatacaataacttAAATACATCTAATAACAACCGAAAACGTATCTACAATcggtaatatagcaaatggtatctatagataactaattaccactaaaagatagtgctttatgaaaatttctcttatATATAAGATGCATGAATATCTTAACGATATAAGGCTTTTTGAGAAAAATCGTGTGAACTTAGCCCAAAGTAAACAATATATATCACATCATATTAAGAGTATTTGCAGGTTGGTTTAGCCAAATACTGTTAAACTAAAACATGCGTGACATATGACATATATTTGTAGACTAATTAGTATATATTTTCAATTTATGATTATCCATAACGCAGTAAATATACAGGCGGACTCATAATTCAAAATTTGTGACTTTTGAACTCTAAAAAACGGCTTCAAGTactaataattaaaattaaaatttaaaattatattaatgAATTACATAATACATATGCAAAGTTTAGAACAAATTTACTGGTCCGGCTGAATACGGTGAATTGCTTTCAAGCTCCATTACTGAATAAATAAGTAGATATTATTTGATTCAAACTATGCTGTAACCTTGTAAGTATTTAGCATAGCACGAAtcaccaaaggatgtggtgcagtaGATGAGACTATTCTTCCATTAACCGGATGTCTTAAGTTCGAGCTTTGGGTATGGAAAAATCTTTGGTAGGGAGCGTTGACTCCCGAATAGGGCCCTACGCGGCACGAATCCGAATATAGTCGGACTCCAATACGGATACCGAACAACAGATgggaaacccaaaaaaaaaaaaaaaaatcatagcaCGATGGGATACGCGTGCCGTTGCTTCTTCGGTACTATAGTTCCAAATGGAATGTCTATATTGGTGTTCTACgcgttaattttattattattattattatgcaacttaaaaaaaaggaaaatctaaTTCTAGAAGTATTCATATTAAAATCATTGTTATTTTGGTTAAATATTATTACACTTCACATTCAACAGTGTTACCCGTTGTTTTCCTTAAGAACAATAGGATTTGAATAAATGCACAAATCCTTTTATTGGCTGGACTCCATTTTCAttgaattattttctttctttttttagaaaTAGCAAACAAATAATTACAAACTTGTGAGAGCACTCTATGTTTAATGGATATTGCATTCTCTGTTTGCAAATTTCCTTTTATTATTGACATTATCATTTTTCACTTCTTTATATGCAAGATATTTATGTTTTATCCAGAAAGGAAAAAgacattaaatcatgtttgttttattctaAATTGACCGTCTTGGGTATTTTTGGTATCACATATCAATCAGAAGAATTTGTCACACACAAATTTAGTAAGAAAATTTTCACCTTGACTTAAATGATTGTTTAATTCCTTTTTACTTTTATCCGTAAAAATGACATCAGATAGTCAATCTAAAGGGGTGTTCTTTAGAAATTAGTCGGTGCATTc
Above is a window of Nicotiana tabacum cultivar K326 chromosome 8, ASM71507v2, whole genome shotgun sequence DNA encoding:
- the LOC107795001 gene encoding proline-rich receptor-like protein kinase PERK15; this encodes MSSPTPVTAPAPTSPPSNSTSPPPATPAQAPPPSSPTPPATAPPPATPAQAPPPATPTPPATAPPPATTPPPSTPTPPAATPPAASASPPPPTTPAPPTNPSTPPSGSPPSPPSTTPSPPSGSSPSPPARGNSPPVPSGRTPVPSRGGSPSTPALSPPPSDGGSNGISTGTVVGIAIGGVVILAVLSLLFIFCKKKRRRNEDNYYVPPPPPQGVKAEPHGGHMQHWQQNAPPPADHFVTMPPKPSPPPPGALRPSHAPVRAPSPQPYMNSTGTSSNYSGSEVALLPPSPGMALGFSQSTFTYEELVRATDGFSDANLLGQGGFGYVHKGVLPNGKEVAVKQLKAGSGQGEREFQAEVEIISRVHHKHLVSLVGYCITGAQRMLVYEFVPNNTMEFHLHGKGRPPLDWPTRLKIALGSAKGLAYLHEDCQPKIIHRDIKAANILIDFNFEAKVADFGLAKLTSDVNTHVSTRVMGTFGYLAPEYASSGKLTDRSDVFSFGVMLLELITGRRPVDSNPSFTEDSLVDWARPLLTRALEDEKFDALVDPRLENDYNHNEMARMVACAAACVRHSAKRRPRMTQVLRALEGAVSLSDLNEGIKPGHSTVYSSYTSSDYDALQYNEDMKKFRKMALATSQEYESSGQYSNPTSEYGLYPSGSSSEGQRTREMEMDKLKKDSKGFSGSKGFSERS